A genome region from Halorussus pelagicus includes the following:
- a CDS encoding DUF47 family protein translates to MSSARGDYAAAVRRLTETYLDGVTDTTAHLPDALDAYGTDPAAFEEAVERVAEHESACDTALRELRGTVRESMPPNYTEMYLRVDDVARLYAAIDAVPNRAEGFVRELHAITPELGDSARTTLREMAMLTAEAAAELAAATTAYVEQLVGESAAVSVTDAVDRVADLESECDGLKHDALAAAFEGRPTAEALVVRELILKLDAAMDAVEDAAEHLLFVASADV, encoded by the coding sequence ATGAGTTCTGCGAGGGGAGACTACGCCGCGGCAGTTCGGAGACTGACCGAAACGTACCTCGACGGGGTGACCGACACGACCGCCCACCTCCCGGACGCGCTTGACGCCTACGGAACCGACCCGGCCGCGTTCGAGGAAGCGGTCGAGCGCGTCGCCGAGCACGAATCGGCCTGCGACACCGCGCTTCGAGAGCTGCGAGGGACCGTCCGCGAGTCGATGCCGCCGAACTACACCGAGATGTATCTCCGCGTGGACGACGTGGCCAGACTCTACGCCGCCATCGACGCGGTGCCGAATCGCGCGGAGGGATTCGTTCGAGAGCTACACGCTATCACCCCGGAACTGGGCGATTCGGCGCGGACGACGCTCCGAGAGATGGCGATGCTGACCGCCGAGGCGGCCGCAGAGTTGGCCGCGGCGACGACCGCCTACGTCGAGCAGTTGGTCGGCGAGAGCGCGGCGGTCTCGGTCACCGACGCGGTTGACCGGGTGGCCGACCTCGAAAGCGAGTGCGACGGCCTGAAACACGACGCGCTCGCGGCGGCCTTCGAGGGGCGGCCGACCGCGGAGGCGCTCGTGGTCCGGGAGTTAATCTTGAAACTCGACGCCGCGATGGACGCCGTGGAGGACGCGGCCGAACATCTGCTGTTCGTCGCCAGCGCGGACGTGTAG
- a CDS encoding type IV pilin, protein MELKNLFGDEDAVSPVIGVILMVAITVILAAVIGTFVLGLGDRVNQASPSATFSFDYSQSSGNITVDTVHDGGDSVAADQVNVTVGGQNVYGNGGLVVSSSDNSSFPNEDITAGDGLTVNSSSFSDGDAVKIIWKASGSDKTAVIGESEVNV, encoded by the coding sequence ATGGAGCTGAAAAACTTGTTCGGTGACGAGGACGCCGTCTCGCCGGTCATCGGCGTCATCCTGATGGTGGCGATTACGGTCATCCTCGCCGCCGTCATCGGTACGTTCGTCCTCGGTCTCGGCGACCGCGTGAATCAGGCGAGTCCGAGTGCGACGTTCAGTTTCGACTATAGCCAATCTAGCGGCAATATCACTGTGGATACAGTTCACGACGGTGGGGACTCCGTTGCGGCCGACCAAGTGAACGTTACTGTCGGTGGACAGAACGTCTACGGCAACGGTGGTCTTGTAGTGAGCAGTTCAGATAACAGTTCCTTCCCGAACGAAGATATTACTGCTGGTGACGGTCTCACCGTCAACAGCAGTTCCTTCTCGGACGGCGACGCAGTGAAAATCATCTGGAAAGCGTCCGGTAGCGACAAGACGGCGGTCATCGGCGAGTCTGAAGTCAACGTCTAG
- a CDS encoding type IV pilin, with protein sequence MKLKALFEDDGAVSPVIGVILMVAITVILAAVIGTFVLGLGDRVSQASPNSQFSFNYGTAGGTNGDYVNITHDGGDGVEADQLSVQINSSTAWNGTGYENNFISAGGSDGWSGKKITAGNTLDIQEDGSFMSDGDTVKVIWSASGSDKTAVVGESEVSL encoded by the coding sequence ATGAAACTCAAAGCACTATTCGAAGACGACGGCGCAGTCTCGCCGGTCATCGGCGTCATCCTGATGGTGGCGATTACGGTGATTCTGGCCGCGGTGATTGGAACGTTCGTTCTCGGTCTCGGCGACCGAGTGAGTCAGGCGAGTCCGAACTCACAGTTTAGTTTCAATTACGGGACTGCTGGCGGAACGAACGGAGACTACGTGAACATCACTCACGACGGCGGTGACGGTGTTGAGGCGGACCAACTTAGCGTTCAGATTAACAGTAGCACTGCGTGGAACGGTACAGGTTATGAGAACAACTTCATCAGTGCCGGAGGCAGTGATGGATGGTCTGGAAAGAAAATCACCGCTGGCAATACCCTCGACATTCAGGAAGACGGTAGCTTCATGAGCGACGGCGACACGGTGAAAGTCATTTGGAGTGCTTCGGGTAGCGACAAGACGGCTGTCGTTGGCGAGTCCGAGGTGTCGCTCTGA
- a CDS encoding homing endonuclease associated repeat-containing protein: MSQQVTPETLRSALQSLAARLGKTPTVVDMHEEGEYAPERYQEVFGGWNEALEAAGLDPDEMGSKRIPDRELLAELQRLYTELGEPPTQRDMTDHGEYSNRTYQLRFGSWSNALREAMLDTNDGISETELLREIERLTDELGRSPKAAEMDDRGQYAPVTYHRRFGSWRRALTEADLESVSGDDD, encoded by the coding sequence ATGAGCCAGCAAGTCACTCCGGAGACGCTCCGGTCCGCACTTCAGTCGCTGGCCGCCCGGCTCGGCAAGACGCCGACCGTGGTGGACATGCACGAGGAGGGCGAGTACGCGCCGGAGCGCTATCAGGAAGTCTTCGGAGGCTGGAACGAGGCGCTGGAGGCGGCCGGGTTGGACCCCGACGAGATGGGTAGCAAGCGCATTCCCGACAGAGAACTACTGGCCGAGCTTCAGCGGCTCTACACCGAGCTGGGCGAGCCGCCGACCCAGCGGGACATGACCGACCACGGCGAGTATTCGAACCGGACCTATCAGCTCCGGTTCGGTAGCTGGTCGAACGCGCTCCGCGAGGCGATGCTCGACACCAACGACGGCATCTCCGAGACCGAACTTCTCCGGGAGATAGAGCGTCTCACCGACGAACTCGGCCGCTCCCCGAAGGCCGCCGAGATGGACGACCGGGGCCAGTACGCCCCCGTGACCTACCACCGACGGTTCGGGTCGTGGCGTCGGGCGCTCACCGAAGCGGACCTCGAAAGCGTCTCCGGCGACGACGACTGA
- a CDS encoding plastocyanin/azurin family copper-binding protein — translation MKRRTFVKGGGTVAVGGLTGLAGCNAPSGDGAEGTTTETTPAGTTAEDAAETDGTTTEDGGPVQVAMISEGTNYYFDPIGLFVEPGTTVEWVNQSGSHSATAYAEGTGSAEVTRIPDDAEPWNSEIITEQGGTFSHTFEVEGTYDYFCIPHKTLGMVARIVCGQPGGVEGNPPDGEVPAPQDIVDRGSISYEEFAGDG, via the coding sequence ATGAAACGACGAACGTTCGTGAAAGGCGGGGGGACAGTCGCGGTGGGCGGACTTACGGGCCTCGCAGGGTGTAACGCGCCGTCGGGAGACGGCGCTGAAGGGACGACGACGGAGACGACCCCGGCGGGGACGACTGCCGAGGACGCGGCCGAGACGGACGGAACGACGACCGAGGATGGCGGACCCGTGCAGGTCGCCATGATTAGCGAGGGGACCAACTACTACTTCGACCCCATCGGCCTGTTCGTCGAACCGGGGACGACTGTCGAGTGGGTCAACCAGTCGGGGTCCCACTCTGCGACGGCTTACGCCGAGGGGACGGGCAGCGCGGAAGTCACCCGCATTCCGGACGACGCGGAGCCGTGGAACAGCGAAATCATCACCGAGCAGGGCGGCACCTTCAGCCACACCTTCGAGGTGGAGGGCACCTACGACTACTTTTGCATCCCGCACAAGACGCTGGGGATGGTCGCGCGAATCGTCTGTGGACAACCCGGCGGCGTTGAGGGGAACCCGCCGGACGGCGAGGTGCCCGCGCCCCAAGACATCGTGGACCGAGGGTCCATCTCCTACGAGGAGTTCGCGGGCGACGGATAG
- a CDS encoding M48 family metallopeptidase has product MRRVGLRALMALVGLALLAVYAGVAYLGYRLLAAVWLARADLLAVVLWTTGLTVALGYLSYRFGTGQLLSRVGAADLSRRRAPEVHARLDRLAEEMNAGRPRLLVGRIGAPNAMALGGVRDGAVVLDRSVLFLLSADELEALLAHELAHLESKDSLVQTLAYSTGQSLVWVVVAAALPFVLVGSGLHRAFDWLRGRPPADALAPVASLRRRVGQVVMVGFVALTLVMLAHSRRREYAADDRAAAVTGNPLALARALRKIERATEPRWAMSSSLYVRGDEDGALTRLLSTHPEMDERIDRLVERADRERGAVSITVR; this is encoded by the coding sequence ATGCGCCGCGTCGGTCTCCGCGCCCTGATGGCCCTCGTCGGTCTCGCCCTGCTCGCCGTCTACGCGGGCGTCGCCTACCTCGGCTACCGACTGCTGGCCGCGGTCTGGCTGGCGCGCGCCGACCTGCTTGCGGTCGTCCTCTGGACCACCGGTCTCACCGTCGCGCTCGGCTACCTCAGCTACCGCTTCGGCACGGGACAGCTCCTCTCTCGGGTCGGCGCGGCCGACCTCTCGCGCCGTCGCGCACCCGAGGTCCACGCTCGCCTCGACCGCCTCGCCGAGGAGATGAACGCGGGCCGACCCCGCCTGCTCGTCGGGCGCATCGGTGCGCCGAACGCCATGGCGCTGGGCGGGGTCCGGGATGGCGCGGTCGTTCTCGACCGCTCGGTGTTGTTCCTGCTGTCGGCCGACGAACTCGAAGCCCTGCTGGCCCACGAACTCGCGCACCTCGAAAGCAAGGACAGCCTCGTCCAGACGCTGGCCTACAGCACCGGGCAGTCGCTCGTCTGGGTCGTCGTCGCCGCGGCGCTCCCGTTCGTCCTCGTCGGGTCGGGGCTGCACCGGGCGTTCGACTGGCTTCGAGGGCGACCGCCCGCCGACGCGCTCGCGCCTGTCGCCTCGCTCCGCAGGCGAGTCGGACAAGTCGTCATGGTCGGGTTCGTGGCGCTCACGCTCGTCATGCTCGCACACTCGCGGCGGCGCGAGTACGCCGCCGACGACCGCGCGGCCGCGGTAACGGGCAATCCCCTCGCACTCGCCCGCGCGCTCCGGAAAATCGAGCGCGCCACCGAACCGCGATGGGCGATGTCGTCATCGCTGTACGTCCGCGGCGACGAGGACGGCGCGCTGACGCGACTGCTCTCGACGCATCCCGAGATGGACGAGCGCATCGACCGACTGGTCGAGCGCGCGGACCGCGAGCGCGGCGCGGTGTCGATAACGGTTCGATGA
- the leuS gene encoding leucine--tRNA ligase: MTTEQRERGFDHTSVEPKWQREWEDADVFRIPDSAEDPEYVLAMFPYTSGNLHMGHVRNYTITDAYARFERLRGENVLHPMGWDSFGLPAENAAEERDTNPRDWTLDCIDSMKEQLKAMGFGYDWEREVTTCDPDYYQWNQWLFKRFRDEGLLERQSAELNWCPSCETVLADEQVEGEAELCWRCDTPIEHREMDQWFFTITDYADELLESLDELDDWPANVREMQRNWIGRQEGDSVAFEIPGYGDVDIFTTRLDTIHGATFFSLAPGHPVAQEIAEDNEEVAEYIDEAEHADEDDLDVTSGVFTGEYAVNPATGDEIPVYVADYVLTDVGTGALYAVPGHDDRDHEFAEAHDIPIEQVVEPAPDADTDPEEVDVQEDAYTPDGVLVNSGEFDGLPSEEARERFVEEFDGDHRTEYKLRDWGISRQRYWGTPIPMIHCDDCGHVPVPDEDLPVELPEFVHTTGNPLDAAEEWKRVECPDCGGDAVRETDTMDTFVDSSWYFLRYVSPDEKAVPFDTDRPSDWMPVDQYVGGIEHAVMHLLYARFFTKVLDDIDLLEGVREPFTDLTNQGMVLGEDGNKMSKSKGNGVSPQRIIDEYGADTARLFIMEAAQPEKEFAWSAEGVHSANNFLQNVYRLAEEFAAGEVTAAEDDTDALAVADYVSREIDATVATATEEYEDFRFNHALQAVREQISLLRRYREYTTPDADTFERGLVTAVKILSPVAPHLAEEVWERLGRDGLVAEADWPAADAPENYDIERRLVENTREDVRDIVDTVGIEDPETVTLAVAPEWKHRAREVAANAEGNVVGTVMGDEQLREVGEAAADFAKDLAARSEALDEQLSPERERAALERAAWLLEREFGASVVVQSADEADDQLASKTEPGRPAIDIEE; this comes from the coding sequence ATGACTACCGAGCAGCGCGAACGAGGGTTCGACCATACGTCGGTCGAACCGAAGTGGCAACGCGAGTGGGAGGACGCCGACGTGTTCCGCATTCCGGACAGCGCCGAGGACCCCGAGTACGTCCTCGCCATGTTCCCTTACACCTCCGGGAACCTCCACATGGGCCACGTTCGTAACTACACCATCACCGACGCCTACGCCCGATTCGAGCGACTCCGCGGCGAGAACGTTCTGCACCCGATGGGGTGGGACTCGTTTGGCCTGCCCGCCGAGAACGCCGCCGAGGAGCGCGACACCAACCCGCGCGACTGGACGCTGGATTGCATCGACTCGATGAAAGAACAGCTCAAGGCGATGGGCTTTGGCTACGACTGGGAGCGCGAGGTCACGACCTGCGACCCCGACTACTACCAGTGGAACCAGTGGCTGTTCAAGCGATTCCGCGACGAGGGGCTGTTAGAGCGCCAGAGCGCCGAACTGAACTGGTGTCCCTCCTGCGAGACCGTGCTGGCCGACGAGCAGGTCGAGGGCGAGGCGGAACTGTGCTGGCGGTGTGACACGCCCATCGAACACCGCGAGATGGACCAGTGGTTTTTCACCATTACCGACTACGCCGACGAACTGCTGGAGTCGCTGGACGAACTGGACGACTGGCCCGCCAACGTCCGGGAGATGCAGCGCAACTGGATCGGCCGCCAAGAGGGCGACAGCGTGGCCTTCGAGATTCCGGGCTACGGCGACGTAGACATCTTCACGACGCGACTCGACACGATTCACGGCGCGACCTTCTTCTCGCTGGCTCCCGGCCACCCCGTCGCGCAGGAAATCGCCGAAGACAACGAGGAAGTCGCCGAGTACATCGACGAGGCCGAACACGCCGACGAGGACGACCTCGACGTGACCTCCGGTGTGTTCACAGGAGAGTACGCGGTCAACCCAGCCACGGGCGACGAGATTCCCGTCTACGTCGCCGACTACGTGCTGACCGACGTGGGCACGGGCGCGCTGTACGCGGTGCCCGGCCACGACGACCGGGACCACGAGTTCGCCGAGGCCCACGACATTCCCATCGAACAGGTCGTGGAACCCGCGCCGGACGCCGACACCGACCCCGAGGAGGTAGACGTACAGGAAGACGCCTACACGCCCGACGGCGTGCTGGTCAACAGCGGCGAGTTCGACGGCCTGCCCAGCGAGGAGGCCCGCGAGCGGTTCGTCGAGGAGTTCGACGGCGACCACCGCACCGAGTACAAACTCCGGGACTGGGGCATCTCGCGCCAGCGCTACTGGGGCACCCCCATCCCGATGATTCACTGTGACGACTGTGGCCACGTCCCGGTACCCGACGAGGACCTGCCGGTCGAGTTGCCCGAGTTCGTCCACACGACGGGCAACCCGCTGGACGCCGCCGAGGAGTGGAAGCGCGTCGAGTGTCCCGACTGTGGCGGCGACGCCGTGCGCGAGACCGATACGATGGACACCTTCGTGGACTCGTCGTGGTACTTCCTGCGCTACGTCTCGCCGGACGAAAAAGCGGTGCCCTTCGACACCGACCGACCGAGCGATTGGATGCCGGTAGACCAGTACGTCGGCGGCATCGAACACGCCGTGATGCACCTGCTGTACGCCCGGTTCTTCACGAAGGTGCTGGACGACATCGACCTGCTGGAGGGCGTCCGCGAACCGTTTACCGACCTGACGAATCAGGGGATGGTGCTGGGCGAGGACGGCAACAAGATGTCCAAGAGCAAGGGCAACGGCGTCTCGCCCCAGCGCATCATCGACGAGTACGGCGCGGACACCGCCCGCCTGTTCATCATGGAGGCCGCCCAACCCGAGAAGGAGTTCGCGTGGAGCGCCGAAGGTGTCCACTCAGCGAACAACTTCCTGCAGAACGTCTACCGACTGGCCGAGGAGTTCGCCGCGGGCGAGGTGACCGCCGCGGAAGACGACACCGACGCTCTGGCCGTCGCCGACTACGTTTCGCGGGAAATCGACGCCACGGTCGCCACCGCGACCGAGGAGTACGAGGACTTCCGATTCAACCACGCGCTCCAAGCGGTCCGCGAGCAGATTTCGCTCCTGCGGCGCTACCGGGAGTACACCACACCCGACGCCGACACCTTCGAGCGCGGACTGGTGACGGCCGTCAAGATTCTGTCGCCGGTCGCGCCCCACCTCGCCGAAGAGGTCTGGGAGCGACTGGGCCGCGACGGACTCGTCGCCGAGGCCGACTGGCCCGCCGCAGACGCCCCTGAGAACTACGACATCGAGCGTCGCCTCGTGGAGAACACCCGCGAGGACGTGCGCGACATCGTGGATACGGTTGGCATCGAGGACCCCGAGACCGTCACGCTCGCAGTCGCCCCCGAGTGGAAGCACCGCGCCCGCGAAGTCGCCGCGAACGCCGAGGGCAACGTCGTCGGCACGGTCATGGGCGACGAGCAACTGCGCGAGGTCGGCGAGGCCGCCGCGGACTTCGCCAAGGACCTCGCCGCGCGCTCGGAAGCACTGGACGAGCAACTGTCGCCCGAGCGCGAGCGCGCCGCCCTCGAACGCGCCGCGTGGCTGTTGGAACGGGAGTTCGGAGCCAGTGTGGTCGTCCAGAGCGCCGATGAGGCCGACGACCAACTGGCGAGCAAGACCGAACCGGGTCGGCCCGCAATCGACATCGAGGAGTAG
- a CDS encoding AAA family ATPase, giving the protein MDQPTATQRCERVLDAVSSAVIADEEFLETVLTGILARGHVLLEDVPGTGKTLTARSFADALGLSFSRIQFTPDLLPADITGSNVYDEGTGEFEFSPGPIFANVVLADEINRAPPKTQAALLEAMGEGQVTVDGTTHDLPTPFFVLATQNPVEQEGTFGLPEAQRDRFIVKTTMGYPDFGGERELVDKRADRTAKAPSVQSVVEGREVAAIQRVLESVRVDGKIRDYVVALGRATREDDRVDVGVSPRGIQRLFEAARASAIVSGRGYVVPDDVKRVAEPTFAHRLVLTDEASVRGTDRSAIVADVLERVEVPAVKSSSV; this is encoded by the coding sequence ATGGACCAACCCACGGCGACCCAGCGTTGCGAGCGCGTCCTCGACGCCGTCAGTTCGGCGGTCATCGCCGACGAGGAGTTCCTCGAAACCGTCCTCACCGGAATCTTGGCCCGCGGGCACGTCCTGCTCGAAGACGTGCCGGGGACGGGAAAGACCCTGACCGCGCGGTCGTTCGCCGACGCGCTCGGTCTCTCTTTTTCGCGCATTCAGTTCACCCCCGACCTGCTCCCCGCCGACATCACGGGGTCGAACGTCTACGACGAGGGAACCGGCGAGTTCGAGTTCTCGCCCGGCCCTATCTTCGCCAACGTCGTCCTCGCCGACGAAATCAATCGCGCGCCGCCCAAGACCCAAGCCGCCCTGCTGGAAGCGATGGGCGAGGGGCAGGTCACGGTGGACGGGACGACTCACGACCTCCCGACGCCGTTTTTCGTCCTCGCCACGCAGAACCCCGTCGAGCAGGAGGGCACCTTCGGCCTGCCGGAGGCCCAGCGCGACCGCTTCATCGTCAAGACGACGATGGGGTACCCCGACTTCGGCGGCGAGCGCGAACTGGTGGACAAGCGCGCCGACCGGACCGCGAAGGCTCCGAGCGTCCAGTCCGTGGTGGAGGGCCGGGAGGTCGCGGCCATCCAGCGCGTCCTCGAATCGGTCCGCGTGGATGGCAAGATTCGGGACTACGTGGTCGCGCTCGGACGAGCGACCAGAGAGGACGACCGCGTCGATGTCGGCGTCTCGCCGCGCGGTATCCAGCGCCTCTTCGAGGCCGCCCGCGCCAGCGCGATCGTCTCGGGCCGCGGGTACGTCGTCCCCGACGACGTGAAGCGAGTCGCGGAACCGACGTTCGCCCACCGCCTCGTGTTGACCGACGAGGCGAGCGTCCGCGGGACCGACCGAAGCGCAATCGTCGCGGACGTGCTGGAGCGCGTGGAGGTGCCCGCGGTGAAGTCGTCGTCGGTCTAA
- a CDS encoding carotenoid oxygenase family protein produces the protein MPAYSSGFRSLDAEHDDLALDVTGEIPSWLSGSLVRNGPGKFEVGGQRVEHWFDGLAMLHKFRFDAGSVSYSNRFLRTETYRRAVEEGEISSQFATSGGYLDQLKSFLGDPTDNANVNVARVGGEYVALTETLRRVRFDPESLAVQDHLDYADDLTVHHVTAHLQRDDRRGETVGYATQFGRTNRYHVYRVSDEQSAAGKIERVPVVSLDVDRPAYLHSFALTPRYAVLVEPPFVTNPMRFLLPGEGGFIDNFRWRPERGTRFLAVERETGDLVVERRVTPFFFFHTVNAFESEGDIVVDLVAYEDAEIVSNLFMGAVGEEVESVDERGERAPDSGPDLNAADGELTRFRIPVADDSESVRRRSVYTGTELPRVAPQARTKRYRYAYGQATAREGQTGLVKVTVETGEATEWWADDHYAGEPIFVPKPAEDVEGTEGADAPEDRGVVLAPALDAERGQSLLVVLDGERFEELARAEVPHHIPFGFHGEFFPEVER, from the coding sequence ATGCCAGCCTACAGTTCGGGATTCCGGTCGCTCGACGCCGAACACGACGACCTCGCGCTCGACGTGACAGGCGAGATTCCGTCGTGGCTCTCGGGGTCGCTGGTCCGCAACGGTCCCGGCAAGTTCGAGGTGGGCGGCCAGCGAGTCGAACACTGGTTCGACGGACTGGCGATGCTCCACAAGTTCCGGTTCGACGCCGGTTCGGTGTCGTACTCGAACCGATTTCTCCGGACCGAGACCTACCGGCGGGCCGTCGAGGAGGGCGAGATTTCGAGCCAGTTCGCCACCTCGGGGGGCTATCTCGACCAGTTGAAGTCGTTTCTGGGCGACCCGACCGACAACGCGAACGTCAACGTCGCCCGCGTCGGCGGCGAGTACGTCGCGCTGACCGAGACGCTCCGCAGAGTCCGCTTCGACCCCGAGAGCCTCGCGGTGCAGGACCATCTCGATTACGCCGACGACCTGACGGTCCACCACGTCACGGCCCATCTCCAGCGCGACGACCGGCGCGGGGAGACGGTCGGCTACGCGACGCAGTTCGGCCGGACGAACCGCTATCACGTCTATCGGGTCTCGGACGAGCAGTCCGCGGCGGGGAAAATCGAGCGCGTCCCCGTGGTCTCGCTCGACGTGGACCGCCCGGCGTACCTCCACAGTTTCGCGCTGACGCCGCGGTACGCGGTCCTCGTCGAACCGCCGTTCGTCACGAACCCGATGCGCTTTCTCCTGCCGGGCGAGGGCGGGTTCATCGACAACTTTCGCTGGCGGCCCGAGCGCGGCACGCGATTTCTCGCCGTCGAGCGCGAGACGGGGGACCTCGTGGTCGAGCGCCGCGTTACCCCGTTTTTCTTTTTCCACACGGTCAACGCCTTCGAGTCCGAGGGCGACATCGTCGTGGACCTCGTGGCCTACGAGGACGCCGAAATCGTTTCGAATCTGTTCATGGGTGCGGTCGGTGAGGAGGTCGAATCGGTGGACGAGCGCGGGGAGCGCGCCCCTGACTCCGGGCCGGACCTCAACGCCGCGGACGGCGAGTTGACGCGCTTCCGAATTCCCGTCGCGGACGACTCCGAGAGCGTCCGACGCCGGAGCGTCTACACCGGCACGGAACTCCCGCGAGTCGCCCCGCAGGCCCGGACGAAGCGGTACCGCTACGCCTACGGGCAAGCGACCGCCCGCGAAGGCCAGACCGGTCTCGTCAAGGTGACCGTCGAAACCGGCGAGGCGACCGAGTGGTGGGCCGACGACCACTACGCCGGAGAGCCGATTTTCGTGCCGAAACCGGCAGAGGATGTGGAAGGTACAGAGGGCGCAGACGCGCCCGAGGACCGCGGCGTCGTCCTCGCGCCCGCGCTCGACGCCGAGCGCGGGCAGTCGCTACTGGTCGTTCTCGACGGCGAGCGCTTCGAGGAGTTGGCGCGCGCCGAGGTTCCCCATCACATCCCGTTCGGGTTCCACGGCGAGTTCTTCCCCGAAGTCGAGCGATGA